TAATAAAGTAGTATGGATAACCCAACAATAGGATAATTGGTGATTTGCAATGAATGAAAAGATTATAGAAATCATAAAGGGAGTTATCAGAAAATGGGGAGGGGAGCCCATAACGCATGAGAAACTTGTTCTGTTGAGGAACGAGGTTTACAAAAGAACTAAAACGAACAAAAACGCGCCATTTTCAAATGTCAAGAAATGGGTTAAGGAGGCACGACGGCAGATTAGAATAGAGGCTAAAAAAAGTAAATTAAAAGAACAAGCCAAGACCAAAGGAGAGGCAGATTCAGCGGTGTCTAGAATACCAGAATCTGTCCAAAGAAGTGTAGACACTATAAAGGAGCAGACACAGGAGGTATACGTCGAGCGTCCTGTTCCGAGGATAGTTTTTGATAAAGTCTATCTTCAAAATGTCCAGTACGAAATTTCTGGAATACGGGGAGCTCTTGAAAGGATTTCAAGACAGTTAGATAAACTGGAAAAAGAACTTAGTTCTCACGCAGAAGATTGACAAGAAAGTGTTTTAATCCTTGGTTTCTTTTTTAGGATAGATGTTAGACCAGTCAAAGAGACAGATAAAAATAGGAGAGGTAGTTTTAGCCTTAGATGCTGATGGTGGAGACGTTACATTTATTTCCCATGCTCATTCGGACCATGCATGCTACGAAAAAAGCGCAAAGAAAGTTGTAGCTAGTGCTGAGACTCTTAAGCTTATTGGGAGCAGTAAGCAAAATGTAGCTATAGAGGGAGCAAACCTGCTTGAGGCAGGACATATGTTGGGTTCGAGGCAGATTTCATTAGAGGTTGATGGAGGAGTCTTTGTTTATACTGGTGACTTCAAAATCGAGCATGGACTAACAACTGGGGGAGCAGATATTCCTTCAGAGTGTGATTACCTTATGATTGAAGGGACATATGGTGAGCCAGGCGCCGTATTCCCTCCAAGAGAAGATGTTTTTCTAGAGATGGAAAAATGGCTAAGCAAAAATAAAGATAACATTGTTTTGATTGGAGCATATGAGATAGGCAAAGCCCAAGAAGTCGTAAAATTCTTAAACAAATATTGCTCAATAGAACCAATAGTA
The nucleotide sequence above comes from Candidatus Anstonellales archaeon. Encoded proteins:
- a CDS encoding MBL fold metallo-hydrolase RNA specificity domain-containing protein; translated protein: MLDQSKRQIKIGEVVLALDADGGDVTFISHAHSDHACYEKSAKKVVASAETLKLIGSSKQNVAIEGANLLEAGHMLGSRQISLEVDGGVFVYTGDFKIEHGLTTGGADIPSECDYLMIEGTYGEPGAVFPPREDVFLEMEKWLSKNKDNIVLIGAYEIGKAQEVVKFLNKYCSIEPIVTKKIDFFCRVYEEFGHRFKRVVAPSKEADEMYKDAFVSVLPMEQASFNLASKLSYIYGKKTLCTRVTGWAYKRTKNADRVFCLSDHADFPGILKYVEAANPRRVYCVHGNEEILANELRKRGVDALAIPKFGAKKRVVQSTLEVYNALTRTNI